The Branchiostoma lanceolatum isolate klBraLanc5 chromosome 10, klBraLanc5.hap2, whole genome shotgun sequence genome has a window encoding:
- the LOC136442835 gene encoding 2-phosphoxylose phosphatase 1-like: MVQQKYVVQWLPLPETVRRLTDINLNMRRKHAVILLATFCLISCLTVFLISTWVYEDPQGKTRGRHPKYATSQRVLKIENRDSRERDSIHTPNRHPSFGQQFLEEYCNVPNASVSGEEGEAPPGYQLESVQLLIRHGDRTTQYAIPGLGLEPWNCKLDPDRSPSHSKLPAFIKSVSALNPERLDKPLHMYSAYPQAKVCKYGHLTQQGVVQHLYNGEHLHNVYIKKWKLLLPTWNRSDVLLMTTQMSRTYHSAMAFLYTFLPKFDAANWFLHAVNSLVFCHGGKDCKCSSKVMYFRKEASRYAHRTESREGVARVLKEIAHTFGMTRSQLGSLTHVLDLFNTHLCHKIDLPCGKKTCLKMEQFETLIKHFIENNRMRAEEGVFASYAALEMNPMLSDIVSSMERFAAGEDGVPKFVLYSGHDVTVSPLLYALGIPETKWCPYATRVVFELWRASAGSARYVRVLYNGVNVTNQLKFCAGSTEDVMCPLESFASFVKKGVFQQFGADSYQDACMKMP, translated from the exons ATGGTGCAGCAGAAGTATGTAGTCCAGTGGCTCCCATTGCCTGAAACTGTTCGGAGACTGACTGACATCAACCTCAACATGAGGAGGAAACATGCTGTGATCCTCCTTGCCACATTCTGTCTTATATCTTGTCTCACAG tTTTCCTGATCTCCACCTGGGTCTATGAGGATCCCCAAGGGAAGACAAGAGGACGACACCCCAAATATGCCACCAGCCAAAGAGTCTTGAAGATTGAGAACCGGGACTCCAGGGAACGGGACAGCATTCACACACCAAACAGGCATCCATCTTTTGGGCAACAGTTCCTTGAAGAATACTGCAACGTTCCCAATGCTTCTGTTTCTGGAGAGGAag GTGAGGCGCCGCCTGGTTACCAGTTGGAGTCGGTTCAGCTCCTGATACGCCATGGCGACAGAACGACACAGTACGCTATCCCGGGGCTCGGCCTGGAACCGTGGAACTGTAAACTTGATCCTGACAGGTCGCCCTCCCACTCCAAACTCCCAGCATTCATTAAGAGTGTTTCAGCTTTGAACCCTGAGCGGCTAGACAAACCATTGCACATGTACTCTGCCTACCCACAAGCGAAGGTGTGTAAGTATGGTCATCTAACACAGCAAGGGGTCGTACAGCATCTATACAATGGTGAACATCTCCACAACGTGTATATCAAGAAGTGGAAGCTGCTTTTGCCCACCTGGAATAGAAGTGATGTTCTTCTTATGACCACACAGATGAGTCGGACATACCACAGTGCCATGGCTTTCTTGTACACGTTCCTACCAAAGTTTGATGCTGCAAATTGGTTCCTGCATGCAGTCAACAGCCTCGTGTTTTGTCATGGCGGAAAAGACTGCAAATGTTCCTCCAAGGTGATGTACTTTCGTAAGGAAGCATCCAGGTATGCTCATCGCACAGAGTCCAGAGAAGGGGTAGCACGCGTGCTTAAAGAAATTGCACACACCTTTGGGATGACTCGGTCGCAGCTCGGCTCGCTCACACACGTACTTGACCTCTTCAACACCCATCTGTGTCACAAAATTGATCTTCCTTGTGGTAAAAAGACTTGTCTTAAGATGGAGCAGTTCGAAACCCTCATCAAACACTTCATAGAAAATAATCGGATGAGGGCAGAGGAAGGGGTCTTTGCTAGTTATGCTGCTTTAGAAATGAATCCTATGTTGTCAGATATTGTATCATCGATGGAGAGATTTGCCGCAGGAGAGGATGGGGTACCCAAGTTTGTACTTTACTCAGGACACGATGTTACGGTTTCTCCGCTTCTCTACGCGCTGGGCATCCCTGAAACAAAATGGTGCCCCTACGCCACGAGAGTCGTGTTTGAGCTGTGGCGTGCCAGTGCGGGCAGCGCCCGCTATGTACGTGTGTTGTACAACGGGGTAAACGTGACAAACCAGCTGAAGTTCTGTGCTGGTAGCACTGAGGATGTAATGTGCCCGCTAGAATCATTCGCTTCCTTTGTCAAGAAAGGGGTATTCCAGCAATTTGGTGCAGACAGCTATCAAGATGCTTGTATGAAAATGCCATGA